From Vigna unguiculata cultivar IT97K-499-35 chromosome 5, ASM411807v1, whole genome shotgun sequence, the proteins below share one genomic window:
- the LOC114184770 gene encoding ruBisCO-associated protein-like, with protein MLYIFRQYTFDNSFEHVDFSNKFLKEYQIALTFATDSDEFGQPTNGIFRPGWDLAKVTPEAIKRFREKAGSMGVEVKVFICIGNRGNRGNPFINRDNPFKILDRDAWIVNATDSLTRLIQEVNLQVDGIDVQYETIDASADDFIHCVRGLIKNLQDNGVITVASISPTFSLNKEFYPPLYTSVPFLFDYVDCQFPKQLHPIEDPTALLQRYDELTQIYPIRKLLAGFSPENAEPFVFFLRVMDILHKKNAPGASIYYNHFYAPL; from the coding sequence ATGTTGTACATTTTCCGTCAATACACCTTCGACAACTCGTTCGAGCATGTGGACTTCTCGAACAAGTTCCTGAAGGAGTATCAGATCGCACTCACCTTCGCCACCGATTCCGACGAATTCGGCCAACCCACCAACGGCATCTTCCGCCCCGGCTGGGACCTTGCGAAGGTGACACCAGAAGCCATCAAGCGGTTCAGGGAGAAGGCCGGAAGCATGGGCGTGGAGGTGAAAGTGTTCATCTGCATCGGCAACCGCGGCAACCGCGGCAACCCCTTCATAAACCGCGACAACCCCTTCAAAATCCTCGACAGAGATGCATGGATCGTCAACGCCACCGACTCACTCACGCGCCTCATCCAGGAGGTGAACCTCCAAGTGGACGGCATCGACGTGCAGTACGAGACAATCGATGCCTCAGCCGATGACTTTATCCATTGCGTGAGAGGTCTGATAAAGAACCTGCAGGACAATGGGGTAATCACCGTAGCTTCCATTTCCCCCACCTTTAGCCTCAACAAGGAGTTCTACCCTCCTTTGTACACTTCCGTGCCGTTCTTGTTTGATTATGTGGATTGCCAGTTCCCGAAGCAGCTTCATCCTATTGAGGACCCTACTGCGCTGTTGCAGAGGTACGATGAACTCACCCAGATTTATCCCATAAGGAAGCTCTTGGCTGGGTTCAGCCCAGAGAACGCCGAACCCTTCGTCTTCTTCCTCCGTGTCATGGACATTCTGCACAAGAAAAATGCTCCTGGTGCTTCCATTTATTACAATCATTTCTATGCTCCTCTATGA